The genomic segment aacaacCGGTTGCCTCCCCTGCGCGCCCAGGTCGGGACCAGCCGGCAGCCTAGGAGGTGCCGGAGCCCGGCTCCCCCAACCTTCCTGGTGGACCCCGACGCCCCAACCCGCTGGGCACCGGCCTGGCGGCTCAGATAGCATTTGATAGCGTATTCCACCTCGTACCTTCAGTACAGGCATACTTACGTGTAAAGTGTGCTTATGTGTTGAAATACATAATAaagtatacaaaaattaaattttaaagtgagATAAATGCCAATAAACATCTGGTTGTGGTGGCTTTATATCATTTTCTCAAAGCATAACATACATTTTAGGGCAAGATCACTTTTAGGGatggtgttctttttttaaaatatatatatttttactgatttcagaaaaggagagagagaaacatcaatgatgagagagaatcattgatcgactgcctcctgcacgatcaatgcggatcgagcccacaacctgggcatgtgccctgacagggatggaactggtgacctccgtGTTccctggttgatgctcaactgctgagccacaccgccgGGGCAGGGACggagttcctttttaaaaaaaaaatacatatttttattgatttctgagaggaagggagagggagatagaaacatcaatgatgagaatcactgatcggctgcctcctgcacgcccctgagcctgggacccttcagtccacaggctgacctctatccactgagccaaacgctAGGGCAGGGGATGGTGTTCTTGATCATTGCTAGTCTTTggggtgaatttttttttttcctctttatgttGCTGACAGTTCCCACTAGGAGCAGAAGTGTCAGCTCTGCCATTTTCTTATTTGGTTGTGCTTCCGTTATTGGTGTTCACTTTTCAAGTGTCCTTATAAGTCACGTGTCCATTTTGTGAGGGTTTCGTTTTCTTAAAAAAGGAATACTATATTCATAAATGCACTTAACTACCATTTAACTAAAATACACAGAAAGTAAAAAAAGTGAgtgatgcctggccagtgtggctcagcggttgaatgtcaacctatgaaccagaagatcatggtgcgattcctggtcgggcacatgcctgggtttccggctcaatccccagtgggggacatgcaggaggtagctgagattttatatatatactgtgtgagtgtgtgtgtgtgtgtgtgtgtgtgtgtgtgtgtgtgtgtatatatatatgactagccggtttggctcagtggatagagtgttggcctgcggactaaggggtcccaggttcgattccggtcaggggcacatgctcggttgcaggctcaatctccagtatatactagtatatgtgtgtgtataaataaaataacacactttttaaaaagtgagtgagGTGCCACCTGCAGCCTCTAGGTTCTGAAGAGCCCGCCTTCCACCCTTGGACACCCCTACCTCAGAAGTAGGCTAGAGTCTGGAATATGgagatatattaaatatatgataTATGGAATATATGAAAGTTTTGTAatagcctgactggcatggctcagtggttgagtgtggacctctgaagcaggaggtcattggttgccggctccatccccagtggggggcatgcaggaggcagaaagcaaatgattccctctcattattgatgtttctatctctccttctcccttcctctctgaaatcaataaaaagtgatTTGGATCCAAACTGCATGGGTTTGaatcccaaatttaaaaaaaaaatttttttaatacttaatttCTTGTGTTTTAGATAAGTAGTAACAGAAGTTCTATATTTTCTTCCCACACTCCACTTCGAATTTATTTCATGAGATGAGTCAAGAGATCTTTCAAAACCCCCAAATTGGAGGCTATAGAAATGTTTTCTAGCTGCctggctttttctgggcagagtaGGGGGAGGGGAGACCTACCCCAAGATCACTGGATAGAACTGTACTTCAGTGTCATTGGTTTCTTTTGTAattctgtgtattttattttacacatttaatAGATTCTGATAAGGGGGTCCGTGGACACAAAAAAGGTAAAAGCCCTTTAAATAGGGTCTTCCTCACCTCTGCTCCCAGGACCTTTCACCACAAACTGACCATCATTTTAACTTACACTCTAGTTTTCTCTCTTTACTTAATGTTTGTTTTCCACAAAGGAAAGATGCTTTTCCTCgctcacacacacatcccaagTCCCTCAGTGCGATGTTGCACAGCTCTGCAGAGTTGTGTATGGAGAGGAGCAAGGCCTGATGGGTGGTGGGCTGGATGCACCCAGGACTTGCTTGCCTCCCCGACAAGCCGCCGGTCACACAGCATCTGGATTTGTGCCTTCACAACATGACAGACAGCTGCATTGCTCCGTCCGCAGCAGCCCTTGCTGATATCTGGACAGGTATCCTCAGGGTTAAATCATTCAGTAAATGTGCACCAAGTGCCTGCTAGGGCTAGTGCCACGCTGGTGCTGGGGCGCAGTAAGGAGAgctcttctctgcctctcaggAGTCTTCGTGGTAAAAGGGACATCAGAGCTGGACAGAGGTCACCTGTGACTTCCAGGGCATGGCAAGtggagcacagcctcaggccgCATTGCACAGCACCCTGCAGTCCCGTCTGCCCATTGCCATCCAGCCTCTAGCTCTGCCCAGTTTGCCTTCCTCTCGataggattctttaaaaaataataataagtttttattgatggtttgttttttgagagacaaagggagagggagagagagaaacatcgatgggagagaaatattgatcggctgcctcctacacacccctgctggggatggagcctgcaacccgggcatgtgccctgaccagggtttgaacccatgacctctcggtgcatgggatgatgctcaatccactgagccatatcagctGGGCTCAataggactcttttttttttttttttaaatatattttattgacttttcacagagaggaagggagagggacagagagccagaaacatcgatgagagagaaacatcgatcagctgcctcctgcacaccccccaccggggatgtgcccacaaccaatgcacatgcccttgaccggaatcgaacccgggacccctcagtccgcagaccgacgctccatccactgagccaaaccggtttcggctcaatagGACTCTTAACTGTTTGCCTCCCTCTGCTACCCAGGAAACCACTGCTGCTGCGATTGCCTCGCTTATGCCAGCGGAACCTGATGTCCCTGCTGATGGCTGTTAGGCCCTCCCTGCCTGAGAAcaggctgctccctctgctgcaGATCGCAAGGCAGGacccaagccctgaccctgatgCCTGGCTCCAGGCCCTGGGGGAACTGCTGCGAAGGGATCTGGATGGTGGGGTCTCCACTGAGGGAGCATCCCCACTGTCTAGAAGGTGCCAGAGTCGGCTCCGAGACCTGTGTAGGCAGCTGAGTCCAGGGGGCAGGAGGTTGAAGTTGACCCAGTCTCCAGAGcctgaagaggaaaaggaggagcaaGAGGAGGACAAGTACTCCCAGCGGCCTGGGAAACGAAAGGAGCCCGAGGGAGAGCCTGCCAGTCCCGAGGGGGAGAGGGCCCCCAAAAGGTTCCGGTGTTTGGAAAGGGTCGAGGAGGAAAGTCGTGAGGAGGAGCAAACTGAACATGAATCTTTGGGAACCCTGGCAGATGGAGGAGACACATCACCCATTAAGGACCAGCCTGTCGTGGGGGCTGAGTGTGTTGAGGCTGCTCAGAGTCCGGAGGATACTAAGGCATCCGCTGAGAGTTTGGAGCTGCCCAAAGCTATCCAGGTACCAGGGTGAGGAGGCTGGGCTTAGAGTGATCCCTCAGGAGTCGGGGGTTTAATCGGGACAAAAGCCTGTTTGGACACTTTCCCAGTTGGAATGACTGTAGTCCGTGGAgcaaggggcaggagcagggggttAAGAAAATGTAGTCGCTGCTCTACAGACTCTGGGGAAGGGAGTTATGGGAGGTGGGAAACCCTTGACCTAACGATCTATAACCTGAGGTTAAAGGGTACTGGTCAGGCGGAGAGGCTCTAGAGCCACCCCACCACACCATCCTATGGGAGTGGGGGGCATGATGCCACCATCCAGCCTGCCTCCCCGCCCAAGGCTGGGTCTACCCCGTTAGGGTGGATGCAGAGAAGAAGGTCGAGACAGCTGGATTTGCACGGCCCTTGCCTAGTTTGAGTTCTTAAGCTCTTGTCAAGGTCTAGGCTTCATGTTCTTGAATCATCTTTGCCTACTAGCTCCCCCCAGCTTGGGCCTTCTCAGGAAGGGGAGCCGGGAGTGGGCTTGGGGCCACGCTGTGCGGGTAGGGGCTTGGTGGTGACTGAACTCTCCTGCAGGACCAGGTTCCCAGGCTGCAGCAGCTGCTCAAGACCTTCGGGGAGGTGagtggccctgcctcctccaccttccGGGACCGCAGCCGTGCTGAGGCTCAGGGGGCCCAGGCAGTGAGGCACAGACGGTCAGGGGTGGGGCTTGCAGTGAAGAGCTGACAGTCGCTGCAAGTCATCTTGGGCCCAAGTGCAGATATGTCGTCTGGCCCCAACGGTTCCTCTCTTCTGGTAGCACCTTCCGGGGTCCTCAGCCACCACTGCCGTTGAAGGGTTGGCCTCGGTGACTTGTCACCATCACTCTGCCAGTCCTAATGTGGCTTTCCCTCCCAGGGGTTGGAGGGGTTGGAGGAGGCTCCCACAGTTGAGCTGCAGCTTCTCCATGAATGCAGTCCCAGCCAGGTGAGTCCAGAAGATCACATCCCATCTCGCCAGCCTTTTCCCATTTAACTGTGTTTCCCTGCCTCATAAGGACTGTGGGAGGGGAACTTTGTTGGATTTGGTCTCTCGGGCAGGGGTCACCCTGACTGGGTTTATTAAGCCCTGACTCCTCCCCATAGGGCAGCTCTCTcagccttcccttcccctggaGTGTCCTTGCCCTAGCCCTCTGCTGCCCCATTGGCAGAGACAGCCGAGTGTCCCTGTCTGCCGCTCTGCAGGTTGGCCTGCTCTGTGACCAGCTGCAGCTGCCCCAGCTCTCGGACACAGGCCTCCTGCGGCTCTGTACCCGGCTGCTGTCCCTCTCACCAGATCTCAGCCTCAGCAACGCCACTGTGCTGGCCAGGAGCCTCTTTCTTGGACGGGTGGGTGCATTGGGGTGCATGCAGACTGCCAGGCACACTGGGGGAGAGTCTGAGCCCGCAGGAGGGTGTGCTTGGGAGAGGTGTCCCAGCCTGGCCGGCAGCCTGGGACAGGGGAAGGGCATGGACCCCAGGCCATCTACCCTCAGCTGATTCCTCCTTGAACCCCAGACCAATTCCAGAAGGATTGGGGAAGGGAGCTGTGTCTCCCAACGGGTGGGTCCATGTGAGTCCTAGATAAAAAAACCTTTTCCCTCTGTAACATATATCACCATCTGAAATATGTATCTGATAAGCATTATGAATGAAATAGCATTTCCTCCCCATTGGCTGTAGATTCTCTCCCTGACTTCCTCGGCCTCCCGCCTGCTCACAACTTCCCTGACCTCCTTCTGTGCCAAGTATACCCACCCTGTCTGCAGAGCCCTCCTTGGCCCTGTGCTCCGGGCCCCAGAAACAGGTAATTCCAGAACCAGCCTTCACCCAGGGTGACCCTGGCAGAAGCTGGGTATTCAGTGAGTAAAAGCTGTTACTTCTCTGGCAGTGCCCCCTCTGATGAGCTGAGCATGCCGTTCCCTgcagtcctctcctctcctgccatTCCCCAGACTTCTCCCCTCTGTCCCCTACCCAGGTCCGGCTCAAACAGAGCTACTGTGTTGCCTTATGAAGGACGAGGCCCTGGAGCCAGACAGGCAGGTGCTAATACTGGGGTGAGTATTCAGGCCTctgtgtcccctcctcctcccctggccaAGTCTGTTTCTGGCATTTTGGAGTTGGAGCCAACTGGGCACTAGGCCCTGTGCCTGAAAGACAGGAGACGCCCCCCTCCCGGTTATCTGAACCCGGCTGGGGCCTTCCCACCTGGGCCCGTGCAAGTTGCCATCCTGTGCCCCTTCCCAAGCCCGGAGTTTCAGTCTTCCATGCAAGGTGCTTTGCGGAATGCAGAGAAGGGCTGGTGGTCCTGGCTCCTGAGCAGTTCCCAGCGTAGTTGGAGATTGGCACTATGGGTAAAAACactggctctggagtcagacagacataATTTCAGATCTCAacctggcatttttttaaaatgcgaAATTCAAACCGGTTATTCCATATTTCTGAGGCTCTCAGAGCTTCTtatgaaaaatgggaataatactcACTCTGGAGGATTTTCCTAGATATTAAATGTGATAATCCATATAAAGACCTCAGTACAATATTTGGCACTTAGTAAATGCTcagaaattgtgtttttttaaaaatatattttattgatttttacagagagagaagggagagggatagagagttagaaacatctatgagagagaaacattgatcagctgcctcctgcacaccctgtactggggatgtgcccgcaaccaagatacatgcccttgaccggaatcgaacctgggacctttcagtgcgcaggccgacgctctatccactgagccaaaccggtttcagcagaaaTTGTTATTAAATTTGTGTTAAAATTGGAgattcgccctaaccggtttggctcagtggatagtgtgttggcctgcggactgaagggtcccaggttcgattccggtcaagggcatgtaccttggttgtgggcacatacccagtaaggagtgtgcaggaggcagctgattaatgtttctaactctccctctccattcctctctgtaaaaagtcaataaaatatatttttaaaaatttaaaaaattggagatTCGAGACAGAAATAATGAGTAGAAAAGACCCATTGGACatcaaaatcctatataacaaaaggctaatatgcaaatcgaccaaatggcagaacgatgggttgctatgacacacactgaccacaaggaggcagatgctcaatgcaggagctgccccctggtggccagttcgctcccacagggggagcgccgctcagccctGAGtccggctcacagctggcgagcacagcggcagtggcaggagcctctcccacctccgtggcagcgctaagctgtcagtcagacatcccctaagggctcctggactgtgagagggtgcaggccaggctgagggaacctccaccccccaccccgagtgcacaaatttcatgcaccgggcctctggtgaaATATAAGATGCTAAGTATGAGAAGGACAATCTCAAAAATAGTATCAGCCACCACATATCGAGCACTGTCTCTGCTTTAGATTCATCATCTGTTAGTCTTCATGTAATCCGGTGAGGTAGGTGCTGCTGCCGCCTTAAAGATGGAAAACTTAGGTTGtggccaaaggtcacacagccagcaagtgaTAAAGCCTGGGATCAAACCCCATTCGTGCACCCAGGAAGCCACACTGTCCATGTGACATGCGGCCGTTCCAGGCAAGCTGAGGCCCGAGCGGTAGAACAGGAAGCACAGCTGGAGTGGACCTCCCTGTGGGTTGGGCTCCGCAGGGAGGGCTGGCCTCCTCCAGGGCGCCTTGTGTGTCTCATCGATCA from the Eptesicus fuscus isolate TK198812 chromosome 10, DD_ASM_mEF_20220401, whole genome shotgun sequence genome contains:
- the FANCE gene encoding Fanconi anemia group E protein isoform X1; the encoded protein is MAAPEAAPALAESAEQAPWAQLEAPARLLLWALQAGPDGARRGLGVLRTLGRRGGEPFAWGRVLEALCREEPVAEGPDPRLLLKPLLLRLPRLCQRNLMSLLMAVRPSLPENRLLPLLQIARQDPSPDPDAWLQALGELLRRDLDGGVSTEGASPLSRRCQSRLRDLCRQLSPGGRRLKLTQSPEPEEEKEEQEEDKYSQRPGKRKEPEGEPASPEGERAPKRFRCLERVEEESREEEQTEHESLGTLADGGDTSPIKDQPVVGAECVEAAQSPEDTKASAESLELPKAIQDQVPRLQQLLKTFGEGLEGLEEAPTVELQLLHECSPSQVGLLCDQLQLPQLSDTGLLRLCTRLLSLSPDLSLSNATVLARSLFLGRILSLTSSASRLLTTSLTSFCAKYTHPVCRALLGPVLRAPETGPAQTELLCCLMKDEALEPDRQVLILGQILEVPWKEQTFLVLQSLLERQVEMAPEKFSVLMDRLCKEGPAATASMAYAKLMLTVMTKYQASITETQRLSLATPLSLNTTFLRKSLQAALRRLAP
- the FANCE gene encoding Fanconi anemia group E protein isoform X2 gives rise to the protein MAAPEAAPALAESAEQAPWAQLEAPARLLLWALQAGPDGARRGLGVLRTLGRRGGEPFAWGRVLEALCREEPVAEGPDPRLLLKPLLLRLPRLCQRNLMSLLMAVRPSLPENRLLPLLQIARQDPSPDPDAWLQALGELLRRDLDGGVSTEGASPLSRRCQSRLRDLCRQLSPGGRRLKLTQSPEPEEEKEEQEEDKYSQRPGKRKEPEGEPASPEGERAPKRFRCLERVEEESREEEQTEHESLGTLADGGDTSPIKDQPVVGAECVEAAQSPEDTKASAESLELPKAIQDQVPRLQQLLKTFGEGLEGLEEAPTVELQLLHECSPSQVGLLCDQLQLPQLSDTGLLRLCTRLLSLSPDLSLSNATVLARSLFLGRILSLTSSASRLLTTSLTSFCAKYTHPVCRALLGPVLRAPETGPAQTELLCCLMKDEALEPDRQVLILGSLRPRD
- the FANCE gene encoding Fanconi anemia group E protein isoform X3 — encoded protein: MSLLMAVRPSLPENRLLPLLQIARQDPSPDPDAWLQALGELLRRDLDGGVSTEGASPLSRRCQSRLRDLCRQLSPGGRRLKLTQSPEPEEEKEEQEEDKYSQRPGKRKEPEGEPASPEGERAPKRFRCLERVEEESREEEQTEHESLGTLADGGDTSPIKDQPVVGAECVEAAQSPEDTKASAESLELPKAIQDQVPRLQQLLKTFGEGLEGLEEAPTVELQLLHECSPSQVGLLCDQLQLPQLSDTGLLRLCTRLLSLSPDLSLSNATVLARSLFLGRILSLTSSASRLLTTSLTSFCAKYTHPVCRALLGPVLRAPETGPAQTELLCCLMKDEALEPDRQVLILGQILEVPWKEQTFLVLQSLLERQVEMAPEKFSVLMDRLCKEGPAATASMAYAKLMLTVMTKYQASITETQRLSLATPLSLNTTFLRKSLQAALRRLAP